Genomic segment of Glandiceps talaboti chromosome 17, keGlaTala1.1, whole genome shotgun sequence:
AAAGGTTTAACAATATTTCTTCACAGCCCAAAAAGGGAATAATAGGACTAGTCCAGTAGGAGTCAacgacttgaaaaaaaaaaggagtGGTTATGCTAAATGATACCTACATCATATCTTAATGCAAGTCAAACTCTAAACTTAAGGTAGGGCAAAGTTCTTTTTGGGTTAAAAGCATTCACAACTTTGGAGAGAAAGGGCTACATATTGAGGTCtgtatatttaaatttttgcAGTGAAGttcttattatttcaaaaaatttagttttttgtgAATACCAAGCATTCATAAATGTATGAAAAAACCCACAGTAAACAGTATTGAGCTCTCAAGATTCATTTTCTGATGGAGTGTCAATCTAATTTTAACAGTGGACTAGCCCGATGTTAAAATAGGTCttgcattaacccttccagcgctaacacatgctggtgaggtgttagtgccaacCTAGTGTAGCACTGAACTAGTCTGGTATTAACATCTAGGACTCATGCTGTCATTCCCtcttacatgtagttgttaAACAAACACATGCTGGTGAAGTGTtaagtgccagcctagtgttagcactgagctagtctggtgcaGGCAGTAAACCCTGCAGTTGCCAGCACATgctggtaaggtgttagtgtcagcttagtgttagcactgagcagCCAAGCATTAACCCTTGCAGTTGCCAGcacatgctggtgaggtgttggtgccagcctagtgttagcactgagctagtctggtgttagcgtACATGTAGGACTGGTGCAGTCATTAACCAAtccacatactggtgaggtgttagtcaGTGTCAAACCAACTTGTTACCACTGAGCTAGCCCAATGCTGCCAATCTGAACATGATCTTTGAGCTTTGCCCAAGGCCCACATACAATGTAGACACATTCTAACATTTCAGGttaaaattattcataaaagtacatgtagcaGCAAATCTGGGGGAtttgattttgttcattttgtgcAACACATTAACTTGAAGATTACATTATTGTACAATAGAACTTCCTTTCTTTTAACATTCTGCAACAATCTAACTTGCTAGGAGTACCACTCACTTGTGTTCCATCAAAACAATTTTCAACACTGAGAAATTATAATGCACATGTACTTGTAACTGTGAAAGGTGATCTATAAAAAAATAGGGGAGAGAAATGGTTGTCATCAgaatcacatgtacattttgtatagatTAAGATCATTCTGAACAAAAGATTGTTCCTgtgtatactatacatgtaaagtatgtTCCTGAATGGCTCTACTATGGTAAGACCCTGGGCGTGAATCGTGCGCCTTTAACTGGTGTTGTACAGTTAGAGCACATAGTTACTGCTCTAAGTctaacactacaaatcagaccATTGTTAGTGATTGATTGGTCCTTGCTGTCACCTCTAATCACAACCAGCGACCCATAACTTATGGCCTGCATCTATTCATGGCGTAATCCATAGAGGACAACAGACAATTTAGGTGTTAATTGGAAGTACAATGTTATAGTCACATGTACAGCACATGTTAAACTGCTGTATGGCTACTGTTAGTTAGTGTCACAGGACATCTTTAGGAGATGACAGGCAAGGAACTCTTTCTAAACAGTGAGAAACCTGATGACGAGGGTACTCATTGTCATCAACTGTAGCAGTGTAGGGCAAGGgataaaacaatttttgttgATAGTGAGAAACCTTACAGCTGGGACTATTAGACTGAGAGAGACCTTACAACTTACAAGGACTCGTAAGTTTGTTGATTGTGAAATCTGGGAATTTATACTACAGACAGATAGACCAAGAAGATATATATTCATAGACTCTGAGACCAGACTGAAGGCAAGTCATTTCAGTTGCACTGATTGAATTTGCactaaattttgatttgaagacAAAAGTCCCCTCCAAGATCTACGagaatgtataaaatatatttctagGGTATCTTTGAAAATTTGAgtaaagtttgtaaaatgatcagcTGGACTTCAGAGTGACAGCATACAGTGTAGCTGGcatttacaatttatattgTTTAACTGTTCTTAAAATCAATACACTGGTTGTTTGTCTTTTCAAGTGTTAAATGTCAATGATCTGAGCCtaaatcaatatgtaaatgacttagGTGAAGGTTACTCAGTATTGTCTATAGTACATGATGAGgacacaggtacatgtattgtgttttgggATCAGGAAATGAGACAATGTGTGGGATGAATATGGATGTCCACATGAAGGACACATATTGGCAAGTTAACATGGAAAGGGGTTTGAATGTTAGGAATCAAATCTTGTGTCAGAGTATCCGGTGGACTGGTGGTTTTATGTGCAGAGTTGGTCCAAGCTAACAAGCTTGGTTACTGACTACATACGactaacactgaagtaaaacactttctctttGTGCTGCACTtgtgtacttgatatggatgttattAATGTAAGTAAGTAAaggttgtttattatagtgacatgtgatatacattttacaaattggcaataacaatatcagaaagCAAACACATCACCCAGCCCACCAGGCTTATTAGTCACTACAAAACTGAATTACTCGTATAAAGCACTTAAAAATAAGGGGTGCAAAGAGGACATTCAtaacaagtaaagaaaagtaacatactacattgttatataaagatgattacaccttctggtgtaagctttgtgaataaatttacaagttgctcTAGGCATATTGATCATTATAAAGTTCCATTTCTCAGTCTcattaaagtttacaaaatttggaTTAGACTCaagtataatattgtaaaaatgtgtTCTTAAATCCTGATAGaatgaacagtgaaataaaaagtgaGATTCATCCTCAATTGAATCTGCATTACATAACACACAGAGGCGAGCATGTAACACCTCGCCCCTAAAACGACCTGTTTCAATCCTGAGTGGAAGTATTCCTATTCGTAACTGAACAAAAAGAGAACGTTCAGCTCTCgacaaatctaaatctaaataattaatgattgtggtacatacagaaaacgcttttttaaaaatgtgataaaataaaatacaaaatctacccaccccacctattctaaaattaagcgtaattggaaccacacaaatttaaatatgtttttattaGGCTTTAGCAAATTACTGgaaagaaacatacatacatgtatgacaaattTCATCACTTTTTTCCCCAAAGACTTTCTTTGTCAAAATTAGAAGGTTAAGTTTAGCATAGACAATGGACAATGTAAGACTAACTAAACATCAAGGTCAACTAATCAGCTGATTGGCAGTGACCTTTACTTACAATGTAGTtcaaatgatattatttattaatgttGCTAAAAATGAAATTGCTAGTTTCACAAAATTGGTAAAGTGAAATTATTTTCACAAAGTTGGTAAAATGGCATTTGTTTTTTGCACGAAGTTGGAAAACATAAAATTGTTAGTTTCAcaaaaattggtaaaattataTTGTTAGTTTCATTTAGCAAGTCTGTAGTGCAGTCATGAAATTTGGATTTTTAAGGAAGAATTTTCCAGTTTGGCAGATCATGGAAAAGTGGGGGAATGAGTGATACTTCCATGGGTcaatattggattttaaaactAAGGACTTGTGTTTCAGGAATAAAAACACATCAGGATTTGTTTGCTTTTAACTCAAAAATTTGTGATGGAATTAACTGAAACCAAACACTGGGCTTTTGTTTTTTAGCCAATCACAGTAAATAATGCAATTGTACACTTTTGTTTTCAACCTTGAATAATACAAGCATTGTGATTGGTAAATGCATAGTTTGTACTGATCAAGGTAATTCCGACATTTGGTGTTGATGTTGGCCAGCTGACAGAGCTCCTAAGTAAGTCCAGTGTTATATTTAACTGAGTTTTAGgtcatatattttgtaatgttaATTTTATCCTTTAGAGTTGTCAGCAGTGTGCCGTCTAATGATtgtgttgttgtgagtcaaaatgagaaaaactttTCTTGTCAGTTACATTTTGTCCCACATAGTTAAgaaataggggaacaccaaattttggtgcgtcactagaattGTGTGTGTTAGTGTTGTAAAATTGGCTTCGAGGGCCCACTGGTTGTCAGTCAGTTACGAGTAAGTTGTGTTACAGTATACCGGTAGTATACTCCCAGattcatgaaatttgaaaaggacattttgatttcaaaactTCTGAAAGAGGACTAAAAATCATATACTGCTACTTTGAAGTTACACAGTATCTAAGTCATTCTAATATCGGTCACCATGGCCATCAAAAAGCTACTTCAACAAAGTCCATGGTGTCAAATAACAGGAAACTCATCATTCAGTATTttgcttacatgtacatacatagggTTCAGAACTCAATAAGTGACGGatattgtaaaatttatttGTTTCTGATAAACTGAACGTGTCTTGTTAACCTTTTTATCTTGCCAGGTGTAAAGTATAATTGTAAGAGAACCCATCATGGCAAAACTGACATGTGGGTGTTTGAATATTGCCATTCATATCAAAGAAACAGAATTGAAGACGTTAGACAGAACAACACTTGGACTTTCCAAAGAACAACTCAAATATGAATTCTTCACACAAGAACTGACTACTGTTAATTTAGACTTAGGTGGTATCACAAAGGTAGGAACAATTTATTGAATATTGTACGTTTAGTAATAATACGTTCTTGTATcacaaccaagggttcttatgATTACATTACTTACCAGTAATATTTGACAAAGTCTGTCGACGTGAACAGGTGAAACGTTACTCGTAAGTAATAAGAATCCTTGGTCATTGGTACGAGAATATATTATCACTATATTTTACCAACCTGATGAAAGTACTAGTAGTTaaggatattgtaatacatgtataatgtatattgtattaaaattaaaatgcaaaGTCAATAATATGCTAAATGGCAAGCCAGTacatcacttccacctatgttcTGATCAATGCCAGTGGGGTATTTTAAAGTGAAAGTTAATGAACCAATGCATTTTATCTTGTGGAACATCCAACTTTTTTTAACACAACAAATTCACAGGGTGTCATTTCCATTTTAAGAggaaacaccactccaggaaaaaaaggcattttcataaactatgaaTGCTGGAAAGTCATTCcatgttaatttacataacatcACCTACAATTGCTTGCAATTTctgagaaacatcaagttgatcttgtgcatttatagggtatctgtgctgtgggccattgcatcatgggagtgagcagaaataatatattcatggttacacactgaatattcatgagagatgttatACACTGCATAGAATAAGTACTCAGGATTCAAAGCAAAGTGGTTGGATTGATAGTTTCTCATTTGTTTCACCTTACAGGAACAAAGTTCTCTGATAGAAGAACGTAGGATAGCAGACTGGGTGACACATCGTTGTAATAACTGTAATATGGCTGTGTATGCATTACATGCAACTAAAGGCATGGATAGAGTATTAGCATCAGTACAACTAATGGTAAGTTTTTGTATCTTctgtaaaatttatttattttgacactTCATGAAAAGTTGGGTCGGAATGGTAATTTAGGATGTGTCAGGTACACTTTAATTTGGCAGTAATGCAAAACGAAAAAACGAAAGTAGACTCACTACTTGTAAATACTTGCTTGCCGTATTGAGAGCAACTTTTGGTGACACCTTTCTCAACTGTACAACTAATTTAGAAACATGACAGACAGTATTTAATAGTATGTTAGTTGGATTTATTTCTGCGGACAAAACTTCACACATATTCAAGTAAAATACATCCAGTGCCAACAAACTAGAGTAACCTAAATATATGACGAACATACCTTCCGATGAATCCATTGTAAAAAATAAACTATGCTCTCATTTCTAGTCAGATATGACAACATTTACTACTAAACTGCATTTGTTTATAATGGAGTACTTACCTTCAGCAATACTGCACATTTTATTCTTCTGGTAGGGATGTGTGAATGGCGCCCTCAGAGTTGAAGCTCTGAGAACTAGTAATACCAGGGCTTCATTAACATTCAGGTCTTGAATTAGATCTCCACTCATATCTAATCAGTTGGTCCAGGTATCATGGGCAATCTTGCCTTAGAGTTTCATTCAAACTGTCTATAACTCTTAAAGACATCCagcagacagagagacaaacaaacaaacaaacaaacaaacaaacagataaatggacagacagagacatacatgtgtacatacatacatacatatatacacacaaacacagacatacatacatacatacatacatacatacatacatacatacatacatacatacatacatacatatagacagatacagacagacagacagacagacagacagacaagaaaaAACCAGATAGATAAACAAGCAGACAAGGGGTAAAAAAATAAACTCCTTCCAACCTTCCTTGTCAAAAGCAATGATTTTGAGAAAGTATTAACCGGCACTCCCAAGTTGACTAGACTGGGttgacacaacattgtataAGGTTATTTAAAATTGCTGTATTTCCCTGACACAAACCATTGTTTAAAATTGCTGTATCTCCCTGACACAAACCATTGTTTAAAATTGCTGTATCTCCCTGACACAAACCATTGTTTAAAATTGCTGTATCTCCCTGACACAAACCATTGTTTAAAATTGCTGTATCTCCCTGACACAAACCATTGTTTAAAATTGCTGTATCTCCCTGACACAAACCATTGTTTAAAATTGCTGTATCTCCCTGACACAAACCATTGTTTAAAATTGCTGTATCTCCCTGACACAAACCATTGTTTAAAATTGCTGTATCTCCCTGACACAAACCATTGTTTAAAATTGCTGTATCTCCCTGACACAAACTATTGTTTAAAAGTTCAGAAATAGTGATTCTGAATTAGTGGCAAACTGACACTGGTCTCAGCTAGATGTTAGTTTGTTTATTGTCATCTGAGACTGTCAAACTGAGATTGGTCTCAGATGGCTattttttgcaaactgagactctcagttcatggtctcagtttaatGTTTTAGGTACCCCACAACTTAAACCTAATTTCTGAGAAATCAGTAACAGTTATGTTAAAAATCACCAGTTGTGTCCAAGCAGGCCAGACTGTtaatacaaattttgatgaaatttgtatacaattattttactgtttttttttcaaaccagaGTGTAAAAGTTCATAATTAGTTCTTTGAAAACTTTATAGAAACATTGTTATTAAAATTATGTTGCAGCTCCTTTCTAGAGCAATCGATAAATGTGTGAAAGTATAAATAAGTGCCTATGTATTTGTTAGACTGAGTAATAAACTTGTCCAGGTTTACTCTGTTCTGAGTTGTCACAACGTATACATCGGTACTTTGTAATAAGCTGTGTTAACATTTGATATAAACTTTGTTAGCAAGTTGCTGTAAACCTGGAAActttcgctaaagacttatttttgcttctTTCACTGGACGACAAAGACGcaaaaatatgtagtgactaaaatacattttttgtacataaacacagtataccagtctggtaattagtaaaatataagtagtgactaaaatgcctttttgtacatgaacacagtataccagtctggtaattagtaaaaattagtctttgagaacttaaacgcaaaattttctagtagtgaaaatatctctaggtttacagtattattTGTCATCTTCTTACAGAGTAATTCTGCTGACATTGAAGAACTTAAGAAATCAGAGTATTACTCACCATTATATAGGAttgtctgttaccatggtaacactgAGAGATCAGCAGCATTAGGTGAgttaaaactattgttgtgacatgttgataaaaaCTTTTTGATGGATGATGGtgtaataggcctttccaaagtATGCCACATGGTGGCGCTCTCTACTTCCAGTCTGTGTATACCTTGgtggtatacatggtatagtttactcagttaatcatagagcactgctgctttcctcaatatctgaacaatatgaaaaacatccctgatttacatttctatagaataccaagggacaaagctcttaaagAAACAGAACTAtaaggtgatgatacccccaatttgagcgagggtgCTGTATATAttctcaattttctgtttgcagTCTAGAATGGCCTATTGCACACaatagggtggcatttctgatgacttccaatGCCATAattttacagtgtacatttttggggaCTTCTAATGTTAACGCTATCTTCATTACCAtttacagggtgattagatttgTACATCAGAAgcaatctaccacatcaaacatcaatatagttttagtttgtgtctatcttagtaaaccaagacctCGATTGCCAGAGTTGTACTTtgaaatttgtataaaattgaaCAGAAGGGGTTGCATCTATAGATAACTCATGCTTGTCTGTATTATTTTAGGTCACCCTATCACTGGTAACCACGACGTTGTCAAGACAACAATAAACAGTCTACAACAACAGCTTGCCACATATCTAGCCAATGAAAAAGCAGCAATGGAGGAAAGGATAAGGTGAagttgaatatataattatatgagtTTACTAGCAGTGGTTggatagatatacatgtatgtatactgaaAGTAGAGATTAATGATTGATAGACCCTAACAATGAACAGCCCCCTCTAGTGGCACTGTCTAGTGGGTACCAGTAGATAGATCCTAGCTGTAAATAGCTCCCTCTGGTGGCATAGACTAGTGGGTCTATACACATAATTGAAGAATGAAATAGGTTACAACTAGTTGATAGACCCTAGCTGTAAATAGCTCCCCCTGGTGGTACAATCAAGTcagtctatatacatgtacatgaatgaaACAGAGTACCACCCAGTAGATAGATCCTAGCTGTAAATAACTCACTCTAGTGGCATGGACTAGTGGTTGTATTGATACAGAAGATAAAATGACACTTTACAAGCTGATATTGGCCCAGCAGTGAATAGCTCCCTCTAGAGGTAGGGCTTTAAATGTGAATTGTATGTTAGGAGGTAGTTGTGATATCAATAATCATCATGTACTAAAATCCTAGGATGTAACTAAAAGTgtctttaaattttgttttattaggcAGTACACGGAACAACAAAAAGAAATCTACATGAAACTTCAGAAGAAAGCGTACACAGATAAAAATGCAGTGGTTGGGTAAGTACATTAGTGTAAGAGTGAATTTTTAGGTGACACTGTTGGTGTTGAAGCATTTTTATGAAAATCTTCCTTTACACAGATTTTTGTGGATGTTGGTGTCAGTAGCACACTTACAGTGCATCCTCCTAGTGGTCAGGGGGTCCCAGGTTTGGCCAACTTCTCTTTTTCTCTTTCAGCATATTTTGCTATAAGGAAAACTGGTGGTACATTGGCATAGAACGTCTGCATTGTTGTATCTTGTGACTTTAGTGGGTTCAAAAAAGgaaaggggtggggggggggaggtgtggTACAGTCACTGGAAGTCATGGTAGCATGATTGGTAGACCCCCGCACTCTGGCCAACTTTCCTCCTTCGTGATTTTACTACATTTAGTGAAAAGTAAAAGTGGGCACTCATCTGTTTTATGGCATCTGCAGTGTTTTAGCTTGTGGTTTGGATGGGTTTTACCATAGAAGAGAAAAAAAGGAGAGTATGGTAGCATTAATGGACTTAAACCTGGGTAGCATGCCTAGTAGTAGTAATGTGTCTGTCTAGTGATTAGAGAGTCTCAGGTTTGATTACTTGCAGTAGCCGACTTTTCTCCTCACAAAATTTCAGTTTACTACATTATCCGTTGCAGTCTTAATTAGAACAAAACATTTGGACTGTCTCCAAAGGAAGCAATTGTATATGTTATGAAATCAAATACtttaacaaacatttcaactttTAATTTTATTGTTAGATTAATCCTTGAAATGGAAGAACAAAAACTGAAGGATTCATTATCTGATGCAATGATGGAAAGTCCATTATCACCACCTAATAGGACATTACTAGGCAGCTCACCAAGAGGTAAGTATAGTTCTAATAGACGATTAgggaaaataataataataaatgataataataataatgttggtttttatacagcgctttcccactctgta
This window contains:
- the LOC144448660 gene encoding uncharacterized protein LOC144448660, with product MAKLTCGCLNIAIHIKETELKTLDRTTLGLSKEQLKYEFFTQELTTVNLDLGGITKEQSSLIEERRIADWVTHRCNNCNMAVYALHATKGMDRVLASVQLMSNSADIEELKKSEYYSPLYRIVCYHGNTERSAALGHPITGNHDVVKTTINSLQQQLATYLANEKAAMEERIRQYTEQQKEIYMKLQKKAYTDKNAVVGLILEMEEQKLKDSLSDAMMESPLSPPNRTLLGSSPRVTTMVRSPPGQRQIHKYGELSITPLVTSSSPQDSQIDTNSDSERSPTMVQTKPRKNRDADTLFDLDGFAEDCEPFFESEDDDGDDNSLNEESNFHQHHHHSHHTISSRRPQPQQYAQSVPISMPMWNSDRRSFDDDDEKVPVPEPDKMVASMKALAQSVHDGTEMFGDLPRPRLNTGDFKKPRP